One region of Spirochaetota bacterium genomic DNA includes:
- a CDS encoding SDR family oxidoreductase: MMDLLFNGRTAIITGAGAGIGREYALEFARRGANVVVNDLGGSRDGSGVNSSAADLVVEEIRAAGGSAAANHDNVATEEGGRAIVATAMEAFGGVDVLVNNAGIIRDKNFLKMTVEEWDAVISVHLRGAYCVTRPALEVMRNRNYGRIIMTTSTSGLFGNFGQSNYGAAKMGVVGLMNVLKVENKKYDIHFNAVAPTAASRMTAEIFPPNIAERLHPKFNVPMVIYLCHEGCAENGSIFAMGAGWYARTEIVCGKGLCIGDGRRDIPAEEIRERFAEISSMDGAKNVTNVETFSYMSPLFS; the protein is encoded by the coding sequence ATCATGGACCTGCTGTTTAACGGAAGGACGGCAATTATAACAGGCGCCGGCGCCGGAATAGGAAGAGAATACGCCCTGGAATTCGCCCGCAGGGGAGCCAACGTCGTGGTCAACGACCTCGGCGGCTCCCGGGACGGCTCCGGCGTGAACAGCAGCGCCGCCGATCTAGTCGTTGAGGAGATCCGGGCCGCCGGCGGCTCGGCCGCGGCGAACCATGACAACGTCGCCACGGAGGAGGGCGGCCGTGCCATCGTGGCCACGGCCATGGAGGCCTTCGGCGGGGTGGACGTCCTCGTGAACAACGCGGGCATAATCAGGGACAAGAATTTCCTGAAAATGACCGTAGAGGAATGGGACGCGGTCATCAGCGTTCACCTGCGCGGCGCCTACTGCGTGACCAGGCCGGCGCTGGAGGTCATGAGGAACCGGAATTACGGAAGGATCATAATGACCACGTCGACGTCGGGCCTCTTCGGCAACTTCGGCCAGAGCAATTACGGCGCGGCCAAGATGGGCGTCGTGGGCCTCATGAACGTCCTGAAGGTGGAGAACAAGAAATACGACATCCATTTCAACGCCGTGGCCCCCACGGCGGCGTCGCGCATGACGGCGGAGATCTTTCCCCCGAACATAGCGGAGCGGCTCCATCCGAAGTTCAACGTGCCCATGGTCATATACCTCTGTCACGAGGGGTGCGCCGAAAACGGATCGATATTCGCCATGGGAGCGGGATGGTACGCCAGGACGGAGATCGTGTGCGGGAAGGGCCTCTGCATCGGCGACGGTCGCAGGGACATCCCGGCCGAGGAGATCCGCGAACGATTCGCCGAGATATCGAGCATGGACGGGGCGAAGAACGTTACGAACGTGGAAACCTTCAGCTACATGTCGCCGCTCTTCTCGTAG
- a CDS encoding amidohydrolase codes for MGVDAMVIDCHYHLEERFLTIEEMIRRMDACGIDRVALMAPVSDPIEEPPVPLVKIVNALLFNALTKKIGRGFVEDFTPEGNVKITGRVYAIYPEPDNTIIFDAVDRYPDRFYGWAFVSPESATDQVEELKKWMGHPGFVGGKAHPFWHRYPPEKLLPAAKVLAAIGKPLLIHAGYESHGDFLALADKAPDLRLILAHAGFPGYRSTWESIKNRPNIFVDLSQTSYVGDSATRQAVEYLGAERCLFGTDGPYGIRARDRKFDFSYIKRRIERLFPSPEVRQLLLGGNFQEIAGIA; via the coding sequence ATGGGGGTAGATGCCATGGTCATCGATTGCCATTATCATTTGGAAGAACGCTTTCTCACCATTGAGGAAATGATCCGAAGAATGGACGCCTGCGGCATCGACAGGGTCGCCCTGATGGCCCCCGTGAGCGATCCGATCGAGGAACCGCCCGTGCCCCTCGTTAAAATTGTGAACGCTCTGTTATTCAACGCCCTGACCAAAAAAATCGGCCGCGGTTTCGTGGAGGATTTCACCCCCGAAGGCAATGTAAAGATAACCGGAAGGGTATACGCCATATATCCGGAGCCGGACAATACAATTATTTTCGATGCCGTTGACAGGTATCCCGATCGATTTTACGGCTGGGCCTTTGTATCGCCCGAATCGGCGACGGACCAGGTTGAGGAATTGAAAAAATGGATGGGGCATCCCGGATTTGTCGGCGGAAAGGCCCATCCGTTCTGGCACCGGTATCCCCCGGAAAAGCTCCTTCCCGCGGCGAAGGTCCTTGCCGCTATAGGCAAGCCCCTCCTGATCCATGCCGGTTATGAAAGCCATGGGGATTTTCTCGCACTTGCGGACAAGGCGCCTGATCTCAGGCTGATCCTGGCCCACGCGGGGTTTCCCGGCTACAGGTCCACGTGGGAATCGATTAAAAACAGGCCCAATATATTTGTCGACCTGTCCCAGACCTCCTACGTGGGCGACAGCGCCACACGGCAGGCGGTCGAGTACCTCGGCGCGGAGCGATGCCTCTTTGGCACCGACGGTCCCTATGGCATCCGCGCCAGAGACAGGAAGTTTGATTTTTCATATATCAAGCGGCGGATTGAAAGGCTGTTCCCGTCACCGGAGGTGCGGCAGCTCCTGCTGGGAGGCAATTTCCAGGAGATCGCGGGGATTGCCTGA
- a CDS encoding TetR/AcrR family transcriptional regulator yields MNREEKSNLLRNRIIEVSRDLFIQQGYSATTMRQILGKTGLTTGSLYNFFENKENILKQIAAIYLEDTNTKIKSFLKDYDPILHYILIIYYQLKASDISPQLTDIWHNAYSLWAIAEMICRNSAVRNKEFFGRFNKDLTDEDWYARSLAINGVLHNIILEQLNKGKVPLLERLRLVMLIAATLFNLPPERIEPSIAKAVRIMDKNKLQFYGISV; encoded by the coding sequence ATGAATAGAGAAGAAAAAAGCAACTTATTACGGAACAGGATTATCGAGGTCTCAAGAGACTTATTCATCCAGCAGGGTTATTCCGCGACGACCATGAGGCAGATACTCGGCAAAACCGGACTGACAACCGGAAGTCTCTACAACTTTTTCGAGAACAAGGAGAATATCTTAAAGCAGATCGCGGCCATCTACCTGGAAGACACCAATACGAAAATAAAATCCTTCTTAAAGGATTATGATCCCATTCTGCACTACATATTGATAATATATTACCAGCTGAAAGCCAGCGATATCAGCCCTCAATTGACCGATATATGGCATAACGCCTACAGCCTCTGGGCCATCGCGGAAATGATATGTCGGAACAGCGCCGTAAGGAATAAGGAATTCTTCGGCCGGTTCAACAAGGACCTGACCGACGAGGACTGGTATGCCCGGTCACTGGCTATAAATGGAGTATTGCATAATATCATTCTTGAGCAGCTCAACAAGGGAAAGGTGCCGTTGCTGGAGAGGTTGCGCCTCGTGATGCTTATCGCCGCGACCCTTTTCAATCTTCCTCCGGAAAGGATCGAGCCGTCGATTGCAAAAGCGGTGAGAATCATGGATAAGAACAAACTGCAATTCTACGGCATCAGCGTGTGA
- a CDS encoding cytochrome P460 family protein, producing MISSHVRVDRNEMHIIWGNDRAMDAYRKAGSGEPLFGTGAILVKAGYTMKKNHHFEDSIEPSQLRRIEYMIKDERRFAGTGGWGYARFPYDPPTGSFSAYGNDADFARECYLCHSRVKSRDYVFTGHINYFSRDDKGGIALVSRAGVTGSFPKWKLHPILNVISFLVLAAGMAIARFLKRKRWWLRAHGAVQAAGILILACGIAVMASVLGPGNRSTIPHAYFGLTAFILLIITLCGGIIAVKVPSLAKIIRPIHRWAGRISIALMLFIIVMAIIRLI from the coding sequence TTGATTTCCAGTCACGTCCGCGTCGACAGGAATGAAATGCATATCATATGGGGGAATGATAGGGCAATGGATGCTTACAGGAAAGCCGGGTCCGGAGAGCCCCTTTTCGGGACAGGGGCTATCCTCGTAAAGGCGGGCTATACGATGAAAAAAAATCACCATTTCGAGGATTCCATTGAACCGTCGCAGCTCCGGCGGATTGAATATATGATCAAGGATGAAAGGCGTTTTGCCGGTACCGGCGGATGGGGATATGCGCGTTTCCCCTACGATCCTCCCACAGGCTCATTTTCCGCATACGGAAATGATGCTGACTTTGCCCGTGAATGTTATCTTTGTCATAGCCGGGTTAAAAGCAGGGATTATGTTTTTACCGGTCATATTAATTATTTTTCCAGGGACGACAAAGGTGGAATTGCCCTGGTCTCGCGGGCCGGCGTGACAGGTTCATTCCCAAAATGGAAATTGCACCCAATATTAAACGTCATATCGTTCCTGGTTTTGGCTGCAGGTATGGCCATTGCCCGTTTTTTGAAAAGAAAAAGGTGGTGGCTCAGGGCGCACGGGGCAGTCCAGGCTGCGGGAATCCTGATCCTGGCATGCGGCATTGCCGTAATGGCATCGGTCCTTGGTCCGGGGAACCGTTCCACCATTCCCCATGCCTATTTCGGGCTGACCGCTTTTATCCTGCTTATCATCACGCTATGCGGCGGTATTATTGCCGTCAAGGTCCCGTCACTGGCAAAGATAATAAGGCCGATTCACCGATGGGCTGGCAGGATATCCATTGCCCTGATGTTATTCATAATTGTCATGGCCATAATAAGGCTCATATAG
- a CDS encoding Ig-like domain-containing protein: MKIVNRFISLGLFLLAMGLTAGCGSTNSSDNSLMTLLSSSPLVLATTPANGATGVSTASPVVITFNKTINSVSVTSSSFSFSPAVTGTYSVNSIAVTFVPTTGFTAGTTYTVTIPSGGITDTDGYAVMLESKFTFTTE, from the coding sequence ATGAAAATCGTTAACAGGTTTATCTCTTTAGGACTTTTTCTCCTGGCCATGGGGTTGACGGCGGGGTGCGGTTCCACTAATAGCAGCGACAATTCCCTTATGACGCTATTGTCGTCATCTCCCTTGGTGTTAGCCACGACCCCGGCCAACGGCGCCACGGGGGTTTCCACTGCGTCGCCGGTGGTGATCACCTTCAATAAGACCATTAATTCCGTATCGGTGACCTCTTCGTCATTCAGCTTTTCTCCCGCAGTGACGGGCACCTACTCGGTTAACAGCATTGCCGTAACCTTTGTCCCCACCACCGGTTTTACCGCGGGCACAACCTATACGGTGACCATACCATCGGGCGGTATTACGGACACGGACGGGTATGCGGTCATGCTAGAGAGTAAGTTCACGTTTACCACTGAATAA
- a CDS encoding periplasmic heavy metal sensor: MRRTIKLAIIITTAMLTIQPLQALHAEGKNSSSCSKKAPRPDDRSRMDREPRLSDEQVKKIAVIDRDHEKRTLDYREKIAPRRIRLQRMLLEDPVDINAVRTLIKEISDLEADMHVMNIRRRLDMDSVLTAEQRDTMKRPMTPPMMGKGPGPGGFGPWGFGPDPFGPDAFGPDLFGPDDFGPGPFGPDGFGPDM; this comes from the coding sequence ATGAGAAGGACTATCAAGCTGGCAATTATTATCACAACGGCGATGCTGACGATCCAGCCGCTGCAGGCGCTGCACGCGGAAGGGAAAAACAGCTCCTCCTGCAGCAAGAAGGCGCCGCGCCCTGACGATCGCTCCAGGATGGACAGAGAGCCGCGCCTCTCGGACGAGCAGGTGAAAAAGATCGCGGTCATAGACAGGGACCATGAAAAGAGAACGCTCGATTACCGGGAAAAAATCGCGCCACGCCGCATCCGGCTGCAGAGAATGCTCCTCGAGGACCCCGTTGACATCAACGCGGTCAGAACGCTTATAAAGGAAATATCCGATCTGGAGGCGGACATGCATGTGATGAACATCCGGCGCCGCCTGGACATGGACAGTGTTCTCACCGCAGAACAAAGGGATACGATGAAGCGGCCCATGACGCCCCCGATGATGGGTAAGGGCCCCGGACCTGGCGGCTTCGGACCCTGGGGTTTTGGTCCAGATCCTTTCGGCCCGGACGCATTTGGTCCGGATCTCTTTGGCCCGGATGATTTCGGACCGGGCCCCTTCGGTCCCGATGGCTTTGGGCCGGATATGTAG
- a CDS encoding RNA polymerase sigma factor: protein MKPVELIDMALISALTGDRESLFTHIWERYRKKLYYYITSVMHCPGEDGEDLLQEIMMKVYNGLDRFRSGSSLNGWIYAIARHHCIDYKRRADCRPCGEQFRDCDGGEPDPFEAACRGELHRAIHESLRGMDEADREIVYLRHFEGLRYKTIGAVIGMNENSVKTRMRALEGRLRRDLKEWL, encoded by the coding sequence ATGAAACCAGTGGAATTGATCGACATGGCGCTCATCAGCGCACTGACCGGGGACAGGGAGAGCCTGTTCACGCACATTTGGGAGAGATACCGGAAGAAGCTCTATTATTATATAACATCGGTGATGCATTGCCCCGGGGAGGACGGCGAGGACCTGCTCCAGGAGATCATGATGAAGGTCTATAACGGCCTGGACCGGTTCAGGAGCGGCTCTTCCCTCAATGGCTGGATCTACGCCATTGCCCGGCACCACTGCATTGATTACAAAAGAAGGGCTGACTGCAGGCCCTGCGGCGAGCAATTCCGTGACTGCGACGGCGGGGAGCCGGACCCCTTCGAGGCGGCGTGCCGGGGGGAGCTGCATCGGGCCATACACGAAAGCCTGCGGGGAATGGATGAGGCCGACCGCGAAATAGTGTACCTGAGGCATTTCGAAGGGCTCCGGTATAAAACGATCGGCGCCGTCATAGGCATGAATGAAAACAGCGTGAAGACCAGGATGCGGGCCCTGGAGGGCCGCCTGCGCCGGGACCTCAAGGAGTGGCTCTGA
- a CDS encoding aminopeptidase P family protein: MNIHIDYRKRLARIRELMGEAGMDLFIGTRTVSLSYVAGAFIPWRSAVLISRDGYEGLITLLLDSERLRNESWMPTIQPYAPVAGMDLWDVVVTFAKKNGWDKAKIGVELGHSPRGNTGYLFATEYEQLKGSLPEATFVNALHVMDRASVVKEPGEIKLLRQAAAIADAAMERVKESIYPGATETEIAGIGEMELRRLGSEYHWAVTGSSEVASGYRACYGMNGTTQPTDKVVRKGENIIVDLHPYYHLYTSDLAHNFILGDPSEAQRKLSDAYVQTAQTIIDNFKAGNRIGDIHARVLAKAGELGYGSNVIPSFGHGLGVLGHEWYPAILANAEFRDVVLEENSVEVAFLAMTVPGVCGMRLEYPVLVTAHGGEPLCATPLELTVLEC; encoded by the coding sequence ATGAACATACACATAGATTACAGGAAGCGCCTGGCCCGCATCAGGGAGCTCATGGGAGAGGCGGGGATGGATCTTTTCATCGGCACCAGGACGGTAAGCCTGAGCTACGTGGCGGGAGCCTTCATTCCCTGGAGAAGCGCGGTGCTCATCAGCCGGGACGGCTACGAGGGGCTCATCACCCTGCTCCTGGATTCCGAGCGCCTGAGGAACGAATCCTGGATGCCCACCATCCAGCCCTACGCCCCCGTTGCGGGGATGGACCTGTGGGACGTTGTCGTGACTTTCGCGAAAAAGAACGGCTGGGACAAGGCGAAAATCGGCGTGGAGCTCGGCCATTCCCCGAGGGGGAACACCGGCTACCTTTTCGCCACCGAGTACGAGCAGTTGAAGGGCTCCCTGCCCGAGGCGACATTCGTGAACGCCCTGCATGTCATGGACCGGGCCTCGGTGGTGAAGGAGCCGGGGGAGATCAAGCTGCTCCGCCAGGCGGCCGCCATCGCCGACGCGGCCATGGAGCGGGTCAAGGAGTCGATCTATCCGGGCGCCACGGAGACGGAGATCGCCGGGATCGGAGAGATGGAGCTTCGGCGCCTGGGGAGCGAGTACCACTGGGCGGTCACCGGCTCCTCCGAGGTGGCGTCGGGCTACCGGGCCTGCTATGGCATGAACGGCACCACCCAGCCCACCGACAAGGTGGTGCGGAAAGGGGAGAACATCATCGTGGACCTGCACCCCTACTACCATCTCTACACCTCGGACCTGGCGCATAACTTCATACTGGGCGACCCGAGCGAGGCGCAGCGAAAGCTCTCCGACGCCTACGTCCAGACCGCGCAGACCATTATCGATAATTTCAAGGCAGGGAACAGGATCGGGGACATACACGCCAGGGTGCTGGCAAAGGCCGGCGAGCTGGGTTACGGATCAAACGTGATCCCGTCCTTCGGCCACGGCCTGGGGGTGCTGGGTCACGAGTGGTACCCGGCCATCCTGGCCAACGCCGAGTTCAGGGATGTGGTCCTGGAGGAGAACTCCGTGGAGGTGGCCTTCCTGGCCATGACGGTCCCCGGGGTATGCGGCATGCGGCTCGAGTACCCGGTACTGGTGACCGCCCACGGCGGTGAGCCGCTCTGCGCCACGCCGCTGGAACTCACCGTTCTGGAGTGCTGA